The Papaver somniferum cultivar HN1 chromosome 3, ASM357369v1, whole genome shotgun sequence genome includes a region encoding these proteins:
- the LOC113359395 gene encoding protein NRT1/ PTR FAMILY 5.10-like, which translates to MAILSGVVDGNNDHELDESLLITTCNSSSDHGGDRNLSSSDAVEGVVDYRGERVYDRSKYGGWKSAYSIIPIDIADSFTYWGISSNLGNSSVFSSLTSYQLGFFFCSLYIMAIGRAGCNSCAQAFGDDQFDGKDSGECKSKSSFFNWWFLGLILGSGISHLTLNYIQDNMGWGLGFGIPCTVVVVAIVIFLLQTKTYRYSVSEKKQNPLVRITRVFIAAAKNWRKTASLGSLQEDTVKLHGTHLGANQFKFLDKALIDVSNDSSRKYDITCTADQVEEAKAAVRLVPVWVVCIIYGIVSAQSTTFCIKQGNTMNRNIGRDFEIPSASMRIFSSVAVVFSYFTTACLFLWLELSQVNPVA; encoded by the exons ATGGCCATCTTATCAGGTGTTGTTGATGGGAACAATGATCATGAACTCGATGAGTCTTTGCTAATAACTACATGTAATAGTAGTAGTGATCATGGAGGAGACAGAAACCTTAGTAGTAGTGATGCTGTTGAAGGTGTGGTGGATTACAGAGGAGAAAGAGTGTATGATAGATCAAAATATGGAGGATGGAAATCTGCTTATTCTATAATTCCAATTGATATTGCAGATAGCTTTACTTACTGGGGAATCTCTTCAAACCT CGGTAACAGTTCAGTTTTCAGTTCTCTGACTTCTTATCAACTGGGCTTCTTCTTTTGTTCATTGTATATAATGGCAATTGGAAGAGCTGGATGCAATTCTTGCGCACAAGCTTTTGGGGATGACCAATTTGATGGAAAAGACTCTGGAGAATGCAAATCCAAGAGCTCATTCTTCAATTGGTGGTTCTTAGGATTAATTCTAGGTAGCGGCATTTCTCACTTGACTCTGAACTACATACAAGACAATATGGGATGGGGTTTAGGATTTGGCATTCCGTGCACTGTGGTGGTGGTAGCAATAGTCATTTTCCTCCTCCAAACAAAAACATATCGTTATAGTGTGAGCGAGAAGAAGCAAAACCCGTTAGTAAGGATAACCAGAGTGTTCATTGCAGCTGCCAAAAACTGGAGAAAGACCGCATCCTTGGGTTCGCTGCAGGAGGACACAGTCAAACTCCATGGGACACATCTTGGGGCTAATCAATTCAA GTTTTTGGACAAAGCTTTGATTGACGTATCGAATGacagttcaagaaaatatgatatAACATGTACCGCTGATCAAGTAGAGGAGGCAAAGGCTGCAGTACGACTGGTTCCAGTGTGGGTTGTATGTATTATATATGGAATTGTTAGTGCTCAATCTACAACATTTTGCATCAAGCAAGGAAATACAATGAACAGGAATATAGGAAGAGATTTTGAGATACCATCTGCCTCCATGAGAATCTTCAGCAGTGTTGCTGTTGTTTTTTCGTATTTTACGACCGCGTGCTTGTTCCTTTGGCTAGAACTGTCACAGGTAAACCCAGTGGCATAA
- the LOC113359394 gene encoding protein NRT1/ PTR FAMILY 5.10-like, translating into MLQRTGCGMSTVSLVVAAIVEKKRLQMALDYGLIDMPQATVPMSIWWLVPQYIMQDAANVFFIGMQEFFYDQVPNELRSVGLGLYSSIFGVGHFLSGFLISILDKVTSGSGRYSWFSDNLNRALIDFFYWLLAGLGALELISFIYISKSYIYKR; encoded by the coding sequence ATGCTTCAAAGAACTGGTTGTGGCATGTCTACAGTATCTCTAGTAGTAGCAGCTATAGTCGAGAAGAAAAGGCTTCAAATGGCTTTAGATTATGGATTAATTGACATGCCTCAGGCAACAGTTCCTATGAGTATCTGGTGGTTGGTCCCTCAGTACATAATGCAGGATGCCGCTAACGTATTCTTTATCGGTATGCAAGAGTTTTTTTATGATCAAGTGCCAAATGAGTTAAGGAGTGTCGGTCTCGGCCTTTACTCGAGTATCTTTGGTGTGGGGCATTTTCTCAGTGGATTTTTGATCTCCATACTAGATAAGGTAACTAGTGGAAGTGGACGATACAGTTGGTTTTCAGACAATCTCAACCGAGCGCTCATCGACTTCTTCTATTGGCTTCTTGCAGGACTTGGTGCATTGGAATTGATTAGCTTCATATATATTTCAAAATCGTATATCTACAAAAGGTAA
- the LOC113359393 gene encoding glutathione S-transferase U10-like gives MEEVKLYGMWASPFAKRVEMALKMKGIPYEYIEEDIMNKSEKLLSCNPVYKNKKIPVLVHHEKPVSESLIILECIDETWNCPPLLLPEDPFQRAKVRFWTNFIDQQFEGEQQEKIVKEFSKMLKLLEEGVEKDFFSSGTVDFCGGETPGILDIVFCSVFGIHKGDGSSGVSEFEMDTNPLLFKWLNSLKATAVVRVKPKIKD, from the exons ATGGAGGAAGTGAAGCTGTATGGTATGTGGGCAAGCCCTTTTGCCAAAAGAGTTGAAATGGCACTAAAAATGAAGGGCATACCTTATGAATACATTGAAGAAGATATAATGAACAAAAGCGAGAAACTCCTAAGTTGCAACCCTGTCTATAAGAATAAGAAAATCCCGGTACTTGTTCACCATGAAAAGCCCGTGTCTGAATCACTCATAATCCTTGAGTGCATCGACGAGACTTGGAACTGCCCACCTTTACTCCTTCCCGAGGATCCTTTTCAGCGAGCCAAGGTTCGGTTTTGGACGAACTTCATCGACCAGCAG TTTGAAGGTGAACAACAAGAGAAAATCGTCAAAGAATTCTCCAAAATGTTGAAGTTATTGGAAGAAGGTGTGGAGAAAGACTTCTTTTCAAGCGGAACTGTCGATTTTTGTGGTGGTGAGACACCAGGAATACTAGATATCGTTTTCTGTTCAGTTTTTGGAATTCACAAAGGCGACGGATCCAGTGGTGTCAGCGAATTTGAGATGGATACTAATCCTTTGTTGTTCAAATGGCTGAATTCTCTAAAAGCAACTGCAGTGGTACGagtaaaaccaaagattaaagactaa